The genomic region CGCATGGACGGTGCTCGGCGGACGCTGCGCGGTACGGACGGGTCGGTCGTCGGCGCGCCGAAACTCGTCGACGACGTGCACGACTTCGCCGACGACTGGGCCTACGGCATCAAGCAGCTCGGCAAGCACACCCAGAACGCGGTCAAGATGATCAACAAGATCGGCCAGACCTTCGACAAGCTGGACCTGGAGCTGGCCGAGTCGATGAAGGCGCCCCGATCCGGCAAGAAGGGGCGCTGAGGAACGCATGGGACGTCCCTCCTTCCCCCACATAGGCTGGGACCCCACCCCCGGCGACGTCGAGCAGACCCGCGAGCTGGCCAAGCGGATCGGGGGACTCGCGAGTGAACTCGGCACCGCGGTACGGGAACTGGAGCGCATCGAGTGCGGCGCCTGGAAGGGCAAGACCGCCGTCGCGTTCAGCGAGCACATCTCCACCGACGTCACCCCCCTGATCAGGAAGAGCTACGAGTCCTTCGACAAGGCCTCCCGCGCCCTGCACCGCTGGGCCGGTCAGCTCGACGGCTTCCAGGACGAGGCGGACCGGCTGGAGAAGGAGGCCGGGGAGAAACTCGACGCCCAGGCGAAGGCCAAGGAGGGGACCGAGGCGTACGGGAAGGCCTCCGGGGACGTGAACGGGGTCATCCAGAAGGTCCACGACCTGGAGGAGCGCTACCGGCGCGCCGCCGGGCTCACAGGGCGGGATCTGGACAAGGCCGCCGACATCGCGCCCGACGAGCCCGGCTTCTGGGACAAGCTCGGGCACGGGATCGCCGACGCCTGGGACGCGACCGGGGAGTGGTTCAAGGCCCACGCCGACCTCATCAAGACCATCGGCGACGTCCTGAGCCTGGCCAGCGGCGTGCTCGGGATGCTCGCCATCATCACCGCCCCCTTCGAGCCCCTGGGCGCGATCTTCGCCGCCGGGGCGATGATCACCAGCGGGGCCGCCCTGCTGACCCACGCGGTCGCCAAGGCGGCCGGAGCAGACGTCGGCTGGGCCGAGATCGGCTTCGACGCGCTGGGCATCCTGCCGGGCGTCAAGGGACTGACCGGCAGCGCCGAGCTGGCCAAGGGCGCCAACGCGGCCGCCCGGGCGGCGGAGTTGG from Streptomyces chartreusis NRRL 3882 harbors:
- a CDS encoding putative T7SS-secreted protein, which gives rise to MGRPSFPHIGWDPTPGDVEQTRELAKRIGGLASELGTAVRELERIECGAWKGKTAVAFSEHISTDVTPLIRKSYESFDKASRALHRWAGQLDGFQDEADRLEKEAGEKLDAQAKAKEGTEAYGKASGDVNGVIQKVHDLEERYRRAAGLTGRDLDKAADIAPDEPGFWDKLGHGIADAWDATGEWFKAHADLIKTIGDVLSLASGVLGMLAIITAPFEPLGAIFAAGAMITSGAALLTHAVAKAAGADVGWAEIGFDALGILPGVKGLTGSAELAKGANAAARAAELGEGYRGVTSVGRSFVLFGPLKAAPVVKLGEGGSRLTLAVESGLQNVRKGQILGTQGINTIASKLPFIKGEEAIAPMSRAGRALDASIKGGLNALKLHTIATHDFGAHS